In the Eptesicus fuscus isolate TK198812 chromosome 12, DD_ASM_mEF_20220401, whole genome shotgun sequence genome, one interval contains:
- the CST11 gene encoding cystatin-11, producing the protein MARPRQAPQLLLAILVALVAFTYQVKKTFMSVQEVPASGAYVVTTLEYVTSEFNQESDDKYNFRIVRVLKVKKLVTDHLEYHVNFEMRRTTCQRLEANNCSFQEGVLYKQIECFYSVFVVPWFEKYKILHKNCTNG; encoded by the exons ATGGCTAGACCTAGGCAGGCCCCACAGCTTCTACTGGCCATTCTGGTGGCCCTGGTGGCCTTCACCTACCAAGTAAAGAAGACCTTCATGAGTGTCCAAGAAGTGCCTGCATCAGGAGCCTACGTGGTAACCACCTTGGAGTACGTGACCAGTGAGTTCAACCAGGAAAGTGATGACAAGTACAACTTCCGGATTGTGCGTGTCCTGAAGGTCAAGAAGCTG GTTACCGACCACCTGGAGTACCACGTGAACTTCGAGATGCGGCGGACCACCTGTCAAAGGCTGGAGGCCAACAACTGCAGCTTTCAGGAAGGGGTGCTTTACAAG caaaTTGAGTGCTTTTACTCAGTGTTTGTTGTTCCCTGGTTTGAAAAGTACAAAATTCTGCACAAAAATTGCACCAATGGCTAG
- the CSTL1 gene encoding cystatin-like 1, producing MGAECWRNLLLLLAALVLTAKLGHFQRWGGFQEKSTSKKNMNSTLKFFIENYNNVSNDTYLFRVDKLLQSYMQLTTGVEYLATVKISRTKCKKNSTKSHACPRQSEKKLKKSFICDFLIYTVPWINYYELWNNSCQEAY from the exons ATGGGAGCTGAATGCTGGAGAAACCTTCTGCTGTTGTTGGCTGCTCTGGTCCTGACGGCCAAATTGGGTCACTTTCAAAGGTGGGGAGGCTTCCAGGAGAAGTCTACAAGCAAGAAAAACATGAATTCAACACTCAAATTCTTTATTGAAAACTACAACAATGTGAGCAATGACACCTACTTATTTCGAGTAGACAAGCTACTTCAAAGTTATATGCAG CTGACAACCGGAGTGGAGTATCTGGCCACCGTAAAGATTAGCCGGACCAAGTGCAAAAAGAACAGCACAAAGAGTCATGCATGCCCCCGACAAAGCGAGAAGAAGTTGAAGAAG AGTTTCATTTGCGATTTTTTGATATACACTGTGCCCTGGATCAACTATTACGAGCTTTGGAACAACTCCTGTCAAGAGGCCTACTAG